Within Malus domestica chromosome 04, GDT2T_hap1, the genomic segment TCATTCTCATTATCTGTTGCAATACAATACagtttgttttctttaattGATGTAACCTTGTTTCTACTTTGTGTGATTTACTTTAGTATAAAGAATCTGAATAATGGAGTTTGCATTCTGCAGTGGCGGGATCGTTTGGTTGGTGATATGAGAAAGATGCAAGCTGGAGGGCTGGTAGAGCTAGCCACCCAGCAAGAATGCAAGATTAATGGAAGTGTGGAAGACGGGCTAGATGATTCTCTAGTTACTAAGGTATTCCTTCACCTTTTCTTCctatttcatattatataagATCTGTAGaggctaaaaaaaaaacacattggGCCATGGGCATCATGTATCTTGAAGCTTCTTGAGCATGAGCTTTATGTTTTGCAGGAAGAGAAGCCCACTATTAACATATCTAATGCTGTGCAAAGTAGTTCCGGGAAGAAACGGTTAGGAGCACTTGATAGTAGTGATCTTGCAGTGGATGAAGATGTATCAGGAAAGCGTGCCAAATTGACATCCAGTGTCTCTGGGGATTCGGCTAAAGAGTTAGATAGGAATGTTTCTGCGTCTCAAGATGACGTTTCTTCAAGTGGAACTACCACTTCTAGAGGAGATGGTGATAGTGGACCTGTACAGCAACTTGTTGCTATGTTTGATGCGCTGGTTGCTCAAGGTGAAAAAGCTGTTGGTTCTTTGGAAATTCTTATCTCCAGTATCTCTGCTGACGTGTTAGCAGAGGTAGTTATTGGATATACATGTGCCACATAAGGCAATTGCCACGTTAGCACTAGCTTTAGAGATAAGCTACTTTTGATATGTGGTATAAATAGGCtttatattcttttctttttctgttaagTCGGTGTGTATGTAAAAACAGAAgatcagagaaatacaattgagctttctttcttcctctacaAGATTACTAGGGTTTATTTTTCTCACAGATTCTTCAGCTCTTACAAGAATGTTAAGATGGTATCGAGAGCCAGATATGCTTGCGCGATTGATTCTGGGTGTGTTCTTTCCGCTGCTCCGTGAGATTTTCTTGATTCTTTCTCTCGATTGAagaaaatttgggaattttttttttccgaattTCTTGGATTCATCTGTGTTAAAGGCCGATGCCTCGATGAATCATCAcatattgtgttttttttttttagttgaagaTTTGACTGTTTTCTTGAAGGCCGATGCCAATTAATTTCATATTGGTTGATGAACTAAGGTCGATAACCAATTGTTCATCAAGATTGTAGATTCTTGTTGTTGAATTCTGTGTTTTGGAAGAAGATTTCTCTGGGTTTTTCTGTTCCCATTTCTGTGTGGTGTCAATTTCTACTCACGCATGATGACTGACTCAGTTAAACTtgaaaatcttttgggaatgttGACTATTAAGTTGAATGATGACAATTTCATCAAGTGGAACTTTCAATTCTGTTCTGTTCTTCGTGggtatgatttgtttgatcatttTACTGGTGAATCAGTTTGTCATCCCAAATTTCTTATTACTCCTGAATTAGGGGTTACCAATGAAATTAGTACTGCATATAAAGCTTGGGTTCAAACTGATATGGCTCTTTTGAGTCTTCTTATTGCCACTTTGAGTGATGATGCCATGGAATATGTTGTTGGTTGTAAAACTACTCATGAAGCTTGGACTGCCTTACAAGATAGATATATGTTTGTCTCAAGTGCTACTGTGAATCATTTGAAAGCTGAGTTACACACTATTCAGAAAGGAAGTGATAATGTTGATAAGTTTTTGTTGAGGTTAAAGGCAATTAAAGACAAACTTATTGCAGCTGGTGAAAAGATTACAGACAATGATTTGGTTATTGCTGCATTGACTGGTTTACCTGCTGACTTTGATACGATCAGAATTGTGGTATTGGCCAGAGATACACCTATCTCGTTGAAAGAATTCAGGGCTCAACTCTTAGGGGCTGAAAAGATTATAGAAGCTAGGATGCAGTCTCTTGTTCATAGCATGGCAGCTATGTATGGTAATGGTTCTGTTCCATTTTCTTCTGGTGGTAATTCTGCATATCAATCAGTTTCACATGCATCCAGTCATTCTATTGGTTCTGATTCTACGGTGCCATAGTCATCCAATTTTGGCTTTGGTCTTGTTGCTCCCGATTCTTCTAATTCAGGTGGCTCAACTTCTCAGACTTGTCAGCAGTTTCCTCCTCATAATGCTAATGTTTTTAGTGGGCCTAGAAATAATTTTGGTAATCAGGGACCTAGGTCTTTTGGTTATAATAATGGCCATACTTCTTTTGGTAATACCTATAGTACTCAGTCTGGTCATAGTGGTTATAATTCTTCTGGTCATAACTATGGCAATTCATCTGGAGGTAATGGTTACAGAGGCAAAGGGAATGGTGGCTATCGACCTAAGTTCAATGGTAATCGATCTAGTAATTACTGGTCAGGTAACACTACCACTAGACCGAATATAGTTCCTGAATGTCAGATTTGTTCAAGGAAAGGACATACGGCAGTGACTTGTCTGTACAGAAATGAAACTACTCCGGTTGTGCAAGAATGTCAGATTTGTGGTAAGAGGGGCCATATTGCCATTGATTGTCGACACAGGGGTAACTATGCTTACCAAGGGGCTCCTCCTCCTCATTCCCTCAGTGCCAACTATACCTTTCAAGATTATCCTTCTCAGTTCCAGTATCCTGGTGTTCCACCTCCAGTTCAGTTTCCTGACCTTTCTGGTTATCAAGGGGTTTCTTTCACTACTCCACAAGTTCCTCCAGATTTTCAAGCTTCTGTAAATCAAGGCCAGTCTTCTCTTATTTTATGTAGTTCTTAAGATCATGATGTTTCATCTGATATACCTGCTTTGAATGCACAAACTTCTTCTGGTGATGGTTCTTGGATTCTTGACACTGGTGCCTCACATCACATGAGTCCCAATGTTAATCTGTTAGATACAGCTATTCCTTATACTGGAGATAAACGAATTGTTGTTGGCAATGGTGATGGTTTAACTGTCAATCACATTGGCACTGCCTTCTTACCTACATCTTCACATACTTTATGTCTTCGAAATGTCTTGCATGTGCCGATGTTAACAGTCAATTTGTTGTCTGTTCAGCAGTTGTGTAAAGACAATCACAGTTGGTTTATTTGTGATGATACTCAGTTCTATGTGCAGGACAAAGCAACGGGGCTGATTCTTTACCAAGGAAAGAGTAACAATCTTGAGCTTTTTCGCATTCCTGTCCATTTATTTCCCAAGGTGTTGACTCCAGATGATTCTTCTTGTTCTGCATTTGTTGGCAAAGCAGTTAAGTCATCTTTGTGGCATCACAGACTTGGACATCCTTCTAATGATGTCTTGACAGCTATGCTTAGGAgttcaaatatttcttttaGTCATGATGTACCGGATCAACCTTGTTCTCATTGTTTTAGTGGTAAAATGAGTAGATTACCATTTGTTGAACGACTAGATAGAGTTGAGATTCCTTTTCATAAGATTCACAGTGACGTTTGGGATCCTTCACCAATAGCATCTATAGAAGGCTTCAGATATTATGTGTCATTTGTAGATGAAACAACTCGGTTTGTATGGCTCTTTCCATTAATGAATAAATCAGAGGTTTTTGGTACATTTGTCAAGTTCTTTGCCTATGTTGAGAATCAATTTAACACAAAGATTAAGGTGTTACAATCTGATGGAGGAGGAGAATTTCTGAGCACTGCATTTAAGGATTATCTTGCTAAtcatggtattgttcattttatttCTTGTCCATATACACCACAACAGAATGGTTTAGTGGAAAGAAAGCATCGACACATCATAGAAACTGCTATTACTTTGTTGACAGCTGCTAGTCTTCCCCATAAGTTTTGGTATCATGTTGTGGCACATGCGGTGTTTTTACTAAATTGAATGCCTAGCAAGACTATTGGTATGGTTTCACCTTTTCAGAAGTTGTTTCACACTTTACCAGAGATTTCATCTTTAAAAGTCTTTGGCTCAGCCATTTATCCTTATCTCAGGCCATACAATGATCACAAGCTTCAACCAAGATCCACTCAATGTGTTTTTCTAGGTTACTTTTCTGGTTATAAAGGAACTATTTGCTTTAACaggttgacacacaagttcTTTCTTTCTCGACATGTTCTACATGATGAGAATTGCTTTCCTTTTGCCACCACTCTTTCTGATACAAGGTGTTCTGATACTGGTGTGTCTTCCACTTCTAATCTTTCCCGCCCTATTGTAGTTCATTTGGATGCCTTAAATCTGTCTCACTCTGGTATTGATTCTTATGTTCAACCACATAATGTCTCTGTGTCCTCTTCATTAAGTACACATGGCTTGGAGTCAACATCTTCTCCTCATATTGTTGCTGGTGCTCAAAATCATCATATCAGCTCAAGTTCAGTTGCTTCTCAGTCTTCTTCTATGTTACCTGTGCCTAATTCCCTTCAACTGGAGGCTGATTTATCTCAGTCTAGTTCTTCTATTCCTCAGGGAATTCAAACGAGACTCAAAACTGGTGCTATAACAAGAAGGGATTATTCTGCCCTTTCAGCAACATTTCATGAAGTTCACTCACTAACCTTACATGAAGACACTCATTTTTCTGGTGGATTCACCTTCATTGCCGATATTACAGATTCTGCTGAACCTGCAACTTTTAAACTTGCTTCTCAATTGCCTCAATGGCAATCTGCGATGCAAGATGAATATGATGCACTTCAAACCCAAGGTACATGGCTTCTCGTTCCTTCTCGTTCTGATAAAAACATCATTGGATGTAAGTGGGTGTATAAAATCAAGAGGAATCCTAATGA encodes:
- the LOC103433660 gene encoding uncharacterized protein, with product MRKMQAGGLVELATQQECKINGSVEDGLDDSLVTKEEKPTINISNAVQSSSGKKRLGALDSSDLAVDEDVSGKRAKLTSSVSGDSAKELDRNVSASQDDVSSSGTTTSRGDGDSGPVQQLVAMFDALVAQGEKAVGSLEILISSISADVLAEVVIGYTCAT